A DNA window from Anaerocolumna sp. AGMB13020 contains the following coding sequences:
- a CDS encoding ABC-F family ATP-binding cassette domain-containing protein — protein sequence MILACRNISKSFGTDQILSNVSFHVNEREKAAVIGINGAGKSTLFKIIMGELAPDDGEIIFAKGCSVGYLAQHQGLSSENSIYDEILTVKQDVIDIETKVRQLEESMKEASGTELEQMLSAYTRLNHEFELKNGYAYKSEVIGILKGLGFTEEEFSKPVTTLSGGQKTRVALGKLLLSKPELILLDEPTNHLDMESIAWLENFLVNYQGSVVVIAHDRYFLDKVVTKVVELEQGKAVSYDGNYTAYADKKAMLRDAMLKHYLNQQREIKHQEEVIAKLRSFNREKSIRRAESREKMLDKVDRLDKPVTYEPQMHINLEPSVISGNDVLRVEGLAKSFGSLKLFDNLNFEIKRSEKVSIIGNNGTGKTTLLKIINEIIPADSGKVTLGSKVKIGYYDQEHQVLDSDKTLFVELSDAYPNMDNTAIRNILAAFLFTGDDVFKRIKDISGGEKGRVSLAKLMLSEANLLILDEPTNHLDITSKEILENAINRYSGTVLYVSHDRYFINKTATRIMDLTGNMLVNYIGNYDYYLEKKDELTPSSISNNTVFSQKEKDSEESDTKQDWKQQKEEQAKIRKRQNDLKKTEEEIQKLELRNEEIDELLTNEDIYTNSSELIKLTTEKKSLEARLEELMVMWEELAE from the coding sequence ATGATTTTAGCATGCAGAAATATTTCTAAAAGCTTTGGAACAGACCAGATTCTTAGCAATGTTTCTTTCCATGTAAACGAAAGGGAAAAAGCCGCTGTTATCGGTATTAACGGCGCAGGAAAATCCACCCTTTTTAAGATTATTATGGGAGAACTGGCACCGGACGACGGAGAGATTATATTTGCAAAGGGTTGCAGTGTTGGTTATCTTGCACAGCATCAGGGACTCTCCTCTGAAAATTCCATTTATGATGAAATATTAACCGTCAAACAGGATGTTATTGATATAGAAACCAAGGTTCGCCAGCTGGAGGAATCCATGAAGGAGGCATCCGGAACCGAACTGGAGCAGATGCTTTCTGCCTATACAAGATTAAATCACGAATTTGAATTGAAAAATGGCTATGCTTATAAAAGTGAAGTTATTGGCATTTTAAAAGGACTGGGTTTTACTGAAGAAGAATTCTCAAAACCTGTCACTACATTATCAGGCGGTCAGAAGACACGTGTTGCTCTTGGTAAACTACTCCTAAGCAAACCCGAGTTAATCCTTCTGGATGAGCCTACCAATCATCTTGATATGGAGTCTATTGCCTGGCTTGAAAACTTTCTGGTTAATTATCAGGGTTCTGTTGTTGTAATAGCCCATGATCGTTATTTTCTTGATAAAGTTGTAACAAAGGTCGTAGAGTTGGAACAGGGTAAAGCCGTCTCTTATGATGGTAATTACACAGCTTATGCCGATAAAAAAGCCATGCTGCGGGATGCAATGTTAAAACATTATCTCAATCAGCAAAGAGAAATCAAACATCAGGAAGAGGTAATAGCCAAACTTCGTTCCTTTAACCGTGAGAAATCCATTCGCAGGGCTGAAAGCCGTGAAAAGATGTTAGATAAAGTAGACCGCCTGGATAAGCCGGTTACTTATGAGCCCCAGATGCACATTAACCTAGAGCCTTCGGTAATCAGCGGTAATGATGTGCTGCGAGTTGAAGGACTTGCTAAATCCTTTGGCAGCTTAAAGCTATTTGATAATCTGAATTTTGAAATAAAAAGAAGTGAAAAGGTCTCTATTATCGGAAATAACGGAACGGGTAAGACCACTTTATTGAAAATCATCAATGAGATAATACCTGCGGACTCCGGAAAGGTAACCTTAGGTTCCAAAGTAAAAATCGGATATTATGACCAGGAACATCAGGTTCTTGATTCAGACAAGACTCTTTTTGTGGAATTAAGTGATGCTTACCCTAATATGGATAATACCGCTATCCGTAATATTCTGGCTGCTTTTCTCTTTACCGGAGATGATGTGTTTAAGCGTATTAAAGATATCAGCGGCGGCGAAAAAGGACGTGTGTCCCTGGCAAAGCTAATGCTCTCAGAAGCAAATCTATTAATCCTGGATGAGCCTACCAACCACTTGGATATCACCTCCAAGGAAATTCTTGAAAATGCAATTAATCGTTATTCAGGAACCGTATTATATGTTTCACATGACCGTTATTTTATCAATAAAACTGCTACCAGGATTATGGATCTTACCGGTAATATGCTGGTCAATTATATCGGTAATTACGATTATTACCTGGAAAAGAAAGATGAACTTACACCCAGTAGCATTTCTAACAATACGGTTTTTTCACAAAAAGAAAAGGATTCTGAGGAGTCTGATACGAAACAGGATTGGAAACAGCAGAAGGAAGAACAGGCTAAGATACGTAAGCGTCAGAATGATTTAAAGAAAACAGAAGAAGAAATACAAAAATTGGAGCTTCGGAACGAAGAAATTGATGAATTATTGACGAATGAGGACATCTATACCAATTCCAGTGAACTTATAAAGCTTACCACAGAGAAAAAGTCTCTGGAAGCAAGATTGGAAGAACTCATGGTAATGTGGGAAGAACTGGCAGAGTAG
- a CDS encoding DUF1349 domain-containing protein, giving the protein MSKKFFKDFKWLNESSIRYTKEGIVIKAPGQSDFFRGTGVFVRDNAPFYYTEIFGDFVFRAKVSHAFLDTFDAATIMLMENDSIWAKACFEKTDFDTNAVVSVVTNPLSDDANGCNIEGNEVWLQAARVGDAFAFHYSLDGIKYDMMRYFILPASQTIKVGLVAQAPIGEGGERYFENISLEHRTVLNIRAGR; this is encoded by the coding sequence ATGAGTAAGAAATTTTTCAAAGATTTTAAATGGTTAAATGAAAGCAGTATTCGATATACAAAAGAAGGAATTGTGATAAAAGCACCCGGGCAGAGTGATTTCTTCCGTGGGACAGGAGTATTTGTACGTGATAATGCGCCATTTTATTATACAGAAATTTTTGGGGATTTTGTATTTAGAGCCAAGGTATCTCATGCTTTTTTGGATACCTTTGATGCAGCAACGATAATGTTAATGGAGAATGACAGCATCTGGGCTAAGGCCTGCTTTGAGAAGACGGATTTTGACACCAATGCAGTTGTCAGTGTTGTAACAAATCCCTTGTCTGATGATGCAAACGGCTGTAATATAGAAGGAAATGAGGTTTGGCTTCAGGCAGCCAGGGTAGGAGATGCCTTTGCCTTTCACTATTCTTTGGATGGTATAAAATATGATATGATGCGTTATTTTATTCTGCCCGCCAGTCAGACAATCAAAGTTGGTTTGGTGGCACAAGCACCAATTGGAGAAGGCGGAGAACGTTATTTTGAGAATATATCGCTGGAGCACAGAACGGTTTTAAATATACGCGCCGGCAGATAA
- a CDS encoding GntR family transcriptional regulator has protein sequence MDEKDVHKENTDKYSLRGRVFTKIREDILSGKYKQNDELKETTIGQELGVSRTPVREALRQLELEGLVNIVPNKGAYVNGISEKDIHDIYIIRSYLEGLCAKWACEYITKEQIDELEEVVYLSEFHAKKEHHEQIVELDNKFHQLIYEASNSKILNHILSDFHHYVQRIRKITLASDLRAANSNKEHTAILDAIRQRDGDKAEMLAHEHIMNTIKNISDRGL, from the coding sequence GTGGACGAAAAAGATGTTCATAAGGAAAATACGGATAAATATTCCCTTCGAGGCAGAGTGTTTACAAAGATCAGGGAAGATATACTATCAGGAAAATATAAACAGAATGACGAATTAAAAGAGACCACCATCGGACAGGAACTGGGGGTCAGTCGTACGCCGGTGAGAGAAGCCTTACGTCAGCTTGAACTGGAAGGGCTGGTAAACATAGTACCCAACAAAGGTGCTTATGTGAATGGCATTTCAGAAAAAGATATCCATGATATTTATATTATCCGGTCTTATCTGGAGGGACTTTGTGCCAAATGGGCATGTGAATACATTACCAAAGAACAGATAGATGAGCTGGAGGAAGTTGTATATTTGTCTGAATTTCACGCAAAGAAAGAACATCACGAACAGATTGTGGAGTTGGACAATAAGTTTCATCAATTGATATATGAAGCCTCCAACAGTAAGATTTTAAATCATATACTTTCTGATTTTCATCACTATGTACAAAGAATACGAAAGATAACCCTGGCCTCGGATTTACGGGCGGCAAACTCCAATAAGGAACATACCGCCATATTGGATGCTATCCGTCAAAGAGATGGTGATAAGGCAGAAATGCTGGCTCATGAACATATTATGAATACCATCAAGAACATAAGTGATAGAGGGTTGTAA
- a CDS encoding redox-sensing transcriptional repressor Rex translates to MQEKEISLAVIQRLPRYYRYLGELLENDVVRISSKELSERMKVTASQIRQDLNNFGGFGQQGYGYNVEYLFTEIGKILGLDRKYNVIIIGAGNLGQALANYGDFERRGFMIKGIFDVNPRLEGISIRGTQIQMMDELEEFVKSNKVHIAALTIPKIKAPQTAKEIVALGIKAIWNFAPVDLNLPSDVIVENVHLLESLMRLSYTLKDLEESQGITEEDISSDNN, encoded by the coding sequence GTGCAAGAGAAAGAAATTTCATTAGCCGTAATACAGCGCTTACCCAGATATTATCGTTACTTGGGAGAACTGCTGGAAAATGACGTGGTACGTATTTCATCTAAGGAGTTAAGCGAGAGGATGAAGGTTACTGCCTCCCAGATAAGGCAGGATTTGAACAATTTTGGTGGGTTCGGACAGCAGGGGTACGGATATAATGTTGAATATCTGTTTACTGAGATTGGAAAAATATTAGGACTTGACAGAAAGTACAATGTAATCATCATAGGAGCGGGTAATTTGGGACAGGCATTGGCAAACTATGGTGATTTTGAAAGAAGAGGATTTATGATTAAGGGTATCTTTGATGTTAACCCGCGATTGGAAGGAATATCAATCAGGGGAACTCAGATACAGATGATGGATGAACTGGAAGAATTTGTGAAGAGCAACAAGGTTCATATAGCCGCACTGACCATACCAAAGATAAAGGCACCACAGACTGCTAAAGAAATAGTGGCCTTAGGTATTAAAGCCATTTGGAATTTTGCGCCAGTAGATTTAAATCTCCCCTCCGATGTCATTGTAGAGAATGTACATCTGTTAGAAAGTCTTATGAGATTATCCTATACCCTAAAAGATTTGGAAGAGTCCCAAGGTATTACGGAAGAAGACATTTCATCCGATAATAATTAA
- a CDS encoding methyl-accepting chemotaxis protein: protein MKGTVVSSWVESCRKLYGNDIVNKALKDFNLTSEHIFTPFEDVEDRVARGIIDHIGDQLGKTTKEIWNTMGEENIKTFSKNYPGFFRHESAYQFLKSMNDVHIIVMKRFRGAKPPLLDVETISSHEILFTYRSKRGMVDYLIGLTNGAIKHFNEKAQIEILYQNEEETQLKLTFEREIQSTKKYLVNRLLSFGFIKNTAVKSSIVNTAAVTVTSLLLSQGILKTGILALVAFGFSLLSALSLNRPSRMIMKELKNLSERKFVETIKLKTKDEYEIYMEHINEIKRNIQKDFIGFNAIVDELYTFNKSVSDIAGTMMNTSDDITVVLDQVAQAAVTQAEDTTKAISVLDDSVQNVTTISNEGQQNKTQIEEAVLGIEDSFKNVQATASQIADVLYSFSNIKKESTDLKNNADAITQIVLIVASIAKQINLLALNASIEAARAGEAGKGFTVVAEEVRKLSEETNKAVKQINESLMGFVSSIGIVVEGIDTQYTVLENENTKLSDAVTTSSQMNQRLKVVSQLLIKNSTELKSEADNITDLFDGIQNLAAIAEENSASTQEANSNVTVYVEQIKKLNDQITVFDTMIQNFQEDLGNYII, encoded by the coding sequence ATGAAAGGTACAGTAGTATCGTCTTGGGTGGAATCATGCAGGAAGCTGTATGGCAATGATATTGTCAATAAAGCATTAAAAGATTTCAACCTTACAAGTGAGCATATTTTTACACCTTTTGAAGATGTGGAAGACAGAGTAGCCAGGGGAATCATAGACCACATCGGAGATCAGTTAGGAAAAACAACCAAAGAAATATGGAATACCATGGGAGAGGAAAATATTAAGACCTTTAGTAAGAACTACCCTGGTTTCTTCCGGCATGAGTCTGCTTATCAGTTCCTGAAATCTATGAATGATGTCCATATCATTGTTATGAAACGCTTCCGAGGTGCAAAACCTCCTCTTCTCGATGTAGAAACAATATCTTCACATGAAATTTTATTTACGTACCGGTCAAAAAGAGGTATGGTGGACTACCTGATTGGTCTTACCAATGGGGCCATTAAGCATTTTAACGAAAAAGCCCAAATTGAAATTCTGTATCAGAATGAAGAAGAGACGCAGCTTAAACTGACCTTTGAAAGAGAAATTCAATCCACTAAGAAATATCTTGTCAACAGATTACTGTCTTTTGGATTTATCAAGAATACTGCTGTAAAGTCCTCAATTGTAAATACCGCTGCTGTTACCGTGACCTCCCTGTTATTATCCCAGGGTATCCTAAAGACAGGAATACTTGCTCTTGTTGCTTTTGGTTTCTCCCTTTTGTCAGCTCTTTCTCTTAATCGCCCCAGCAGGATGATCATGAAAGAACTAAAGAATTTAAGCGAGCGTAAATTCGTAGAGACCATAAAGCTTAAGACAAAGGATGAATACGAGATTTACATGGAACATATAAACGAGATAAAGAGAAACATTCAGAAAGATTTTATCGGCTTCAATGCAATCGTAGATGAGCTCTATACCTTTAATAAATCAGTTTCTGATATTGCCGGAACCATGATGAATACCTCCGATGATATTACGGTAGTACTGGATCAGGTAGCCCAGGCAGCTGTAACTCAGGCGGAGGATACTACAAAGGCTATCAGTGTTCTGGATGATAGTGTACAGAACGTAACGACAATCTCTAATGAAGGCCAGCAGAATAAGACTCAGATTGAAGAAGCAGTACTTGGAATCGAAGACAGTTTTAAGAATGTTCAGGCTACAGCTTCCCAGATTGCAGATGTCCTGTATAGTTTCAGTAATATCAAAAAAGAAAGCACGGACTTAAAGAATAATGCCGATGCAATCACTCAGATCGTTCTTATCGTGGCCTCGATTGCCAAGCAGATTAATCTGCTGGCATTAAACGCCTCTATAGAAGCCGCCAGAGCAGGTGAGGCCGGAAAAGGTTTTACCGTAGTAGCGGAAGAAGTAAGAAAGCTGTCAGAGGAAACCAATAAAGCGGTTAAACAGATTAATGAGAGTCTTATGGGCTTTGTTTCCAGTATAGGAATAGTCGTTGAAGGTATCGATACACAGTATACGGTTCTGGAAAATGAAAATACCAAGCTCTCGGATGCGGTTACAACATCAAGTCAGATGAATCAGAGATTAAAGGTGGTATCCCAGCTTTTAATCAAGAATTCAACTGAATTGAAATCAGAGGCAGATAATATTACAGACCTGTTTGACGGAATACAGAATCTTGCGGCTATAGCGGAAGAAAATTCGGCGTCCACACAGGAAGCCAATTCCAATGTTACCGTTTATGTTGAACAGATAAAGAAACTGAACGACCAGATTACAGTATTTGATACCATGATTCAGAACTTCCAGGAAGACTTGGGAAATTATATTATCTAA
- a CDS encoding 2-isopropylmalate synthase produces the protein MENRKVFMNRQNNLLQLEEHLYTLVDVGEPNVFRNLFPYDEVPKIAFNDRIVPHNFPEEIWITDTTFRDGQQSRAPYSTEQIVTIFDYLHRLGGPKGIIRQSEFFLYSKKDRDAVYKCMEKGYQFPEVTSWIRASKKDFQLVKDIGMKETGILVSCSDYHIFYKMKMTRREAMNHYLNVVQECLETGVAPRCHLEDITRSDIHGFVIPFCMELMKLGERYRIPVKIRACDTMGYGVNFSGAVIPRSVQGIIYGLLTHGGVPSHLIEWHGHNDFYKAVTNSTTAWLYGACGINCSLFGIGERTGNTPLEAMVFEYAQLKGTLDGMDTTVITELADYFTKEIGYKIPPRTPFVGKNFNVTRAGIHADGLLKNEEIYNIFDTEKFLNRPALVAVSNTSGLAGIAHWINTYFKLKGDEIVDKNDPLVIKVKEWVDEEYDSGRVTVITDEELIGVITDIRENRL, from the coding sequence ATGGAAAACAGGAAAGTATTTATGAACCGTCAGAATAACCTGCTTCAGCTGGAGGAGCACTTATACACTCTGGTTGATGTCGGCGAACCAAATGTTTTCAGGAATTTATTTCCTTATGATGAGGTCCCTAAAATAGCTTTTAATGACAGAATAGTGCCTCATAATTTTCCGGAAGAGATATGGATTACAGATACTACCTTCCGTGATGGACAGCAATCCAGAGCTCCTTATTCCACCGAACAGATTGTTACCATATTTGATTATTTACATAGACTTGGAGGTCCCAAAGGGATTATACGCCAGAGTGAATTCTTCCTGTACAGTAAAAAGGACAGGGATGCCGTGTATAAATGCATGGAGAAGGGATATCAGTTCCCGGAAGTCACCTCCTGGATTCGAGCCAGCAAGAAGGATTTTCAACTGGTGAAGGATATCGGTATGAAAGAGACCGGAATACTGGTAAGCTGTTCTGATTATCACATCTTTTATAAGATGAAGATGACCAGAAGAGAAGCCATGAACCACTATCTGAATGTTGTCCAGGAATGTCTTGAGACCGGTGTTGCGCCCAGATGCCATCTGGAAGATATTACGCGCTCTGACATCCATGGTTTTGTTATACCTTTTTGTATGGAATTAATGAAGCTGGGAGAAAGATATCGTATACCAGTTAAGATCAGAGCCTGTGATACCATGGGATATGGAGTTAATTTCTCAGGTGCTGTGATACCCAGGTCTGTACAGGGTATCATCTATGGGCTTTTAACGCATGGAGGGGTACCTTCGCACCTGATAGAATGGCATGGACATAACGATTTTTATAAGGCGGTTACCAATTCCACTACTGCCTGGTTGTATGGAGCCTGCGGTATAAACTGTTCCCTTTTCGGTATTGGTGAGCGTACCGGTAATACACCACTGGAGGCCATGGTCTTTGAGTATGCCCAGCTTAAAGGGACTTTAGACGGTATGGATACAACCGTAATTACTGAGCTGGCAGATTATTTTACAAAAGAAATCGGCTACAAGATTCCTCCCCGAACACCATTTGTCGGAAAGAACTTTAATGTTACAAGAGCAGGAATTCATGCAGACGGACTATTGAAAAATGAGGAAATATATAATATATTTGATACGGAGAAATTTTTAAACAGGCCTGCTCTGGTTGCGGTATCCAATACCTCAGGGCTTGCCGGTATCGCTCATTGGATTAATACTTACTTTAAGCTAAAGGGAGATGAAATTGTTGATAAGAATGACCCTCTTGTAATTAAGGTAAAAGAATGGGTAGATGAGGAATATGACAGCGGACGTGTAACGGTAATTACAGATGAAGAATTAATCGGAGTAATTACGGACATCAGAGAAAACCGGTTGTAA
- the arcC gene encoding carbamate kinase yields the protein MPKKRMVVVLGRDAFAETFPEQQKAIKKAAKAIADLIEDNYDIVITHSNGPQVGMLHTAMTEFARLDNLYTAPPMSVCSSLSQGYMGYDLQNILRTELLNRGLYKPVVTLITQVKVDPFDEAFANPTKVIGRYMTEEEAEKEQQKGNHVVKQEKGYRRIIASPNPLEIYEIDSVKALLEANHLVIASGGGGIPVLEQGTNLKGASAVIEKDATAKLLAEGVKADTLLFLTGVEKVYYGFGKPEARPLDTISVAEAEGYIKEDIFESGSMLPKIKAAVEFIKGSDNREAIIAPIEKALDAVHGRAGTHFTK from the coding sequence ATGCCTAAAAAAAGAATGGTAGTTGTATTAGGCAGAGATGCGTTTGCCGAAACTTTTCCGGAACAGCAAAAAGCAATTAAGAAAGCGGCCAAAGCTATTGCCGACTTAATTGAAGATAATTACGATATTGTAATCACTCACAGTAATGGTCCCCAGGTCGGCATGCTTCATACCGCAATGACTGAATTTGCAAGACTCGATAACCTGTATACTGCGCCTCCCATGTCAGTCTGCAGTTCCTTAAGCCAGGGTTATATGGGTTATGATCTTCAGAACATACTGCGTACCGAACTGTTAAACCGAGGTTTATATAAACCGGTGGTAACTCTGATCACACAGGTTAAAGTAGACCCTTTTGACGAAGCTTTTGCTAATCCTACGAAAGTCATTGGCAGATATATGACCGAAGAAGAGGCAGAAAAGGAACAACAGAAAGGGAACCATGTAGTGAAGCAGGAAAAGGGCTACCGCAGAATAATTGCTTCTCCAAATCCTCTGGAAATATATGAAATTGATTCTGTGAAAGCACTCCTGGAAGCAAATCATCTGGTAATTGCCTCCGGTGGCGGCGGAATTCCTGTGCTGGAGCAGGGTACGAATTTAAAGGGTGCCAGCGCCGTTATAGAAAAGGATGCAACAGCAAAGTTACTGGCTGAAGGTGTGAAAGCAGATACCCTTCTGTTCTTAACCGGTGTTGAAAAAGTATATTATGGTTTTGGTAAACCGGAGGCCCGTCCTCTTGATACTATTTCCGTTGCAGAGGCGGAAGGTTATATAAAAGAAGATATCTTTGAGTCCGGATCAATGCTTCCTAAGATTAAAGCAGCCGTTGAATTTATCAAAGGCTCTGATAACAGAGAAGCTATCATTGCTCCCATTGAGAAAGCACTGGATGCTGTTCATGGCAGAGCCGGAACCCATTTTACCAAATAA
- a CDS encoding DUF4026 domain-containing protein: MGLFNLFNRKVEEKQQFDDFSMMLAIPKKEDDIKEPEVLIKRLSEIPGINILSRKMQDYKFEVVIEYKKNEYPLIFYPDSFALPDFYRQQHLFPDVDMHKLVRAESGLRIDMLFGDDSLESYHLQLKIVNGIIPDILALLDISSEKILSGRWVAMAASSDVPPAPRYIYTVQAVSDDDQVWLHSHGLSRCGITELEVLNSTKDTYNNHYNIIETAANRMLEAEEPLKHKEPLYLARLSEEDYLVITLIPWEEAVKGYAFDMLGGRRDREESHNRNTSAVFAYPTEEDYKKKKYKPVSIYDDILKDNPIYMISNKETDRMRALALERLDYVRKAITSEENKILVKIGLTVDDEYKTEDNFHEHIWFELLEITEDQVRGTLTQEPYYVKDMHTGSEGTYTIEDITDWLIFTPERRLSPDDAYLLED, translated from the coding sequence ATGGGATTATTTAATTTATTTAACCGAAAGGTAGAAGAAAAACAGCAATTTGATGATTTCAGCATGATGTTGGCAATACCAAAGAAAGAAGACGATATAAAAGAACCTGAAGTCCTTATAAAACGTCTCAGCGAGATTCCCGGGATCAATATATTGTCCAGGAAAATGCAGGATTATAAGTTTGAAGTAGTAATAGAATACAAGAAAAATGAGTATCCATTGATTTTCTATCCGGATAGTTTTGCATTACCGGATTTCTACAGACAGCAGCATTTGTTTCCTGATGTAGACATGCATAAGCTTGTAAGAGCTGAATCTGGTTTAAGGATTGATATGCTTTTTGGTGATGACAGTTTGGAGTCCTATCACTTACAGCTAAAAATAGTAAATGGAATAATACCGGATATTCTGGCTTTGCTTGATATCAGCTCTGAAAAGATTCTGTCCGGAAGATGGGTAGCCATGGCGGCAAGCTCCGATGTACCGCCCGCTCCTCGTTATATTTATACCGTTCAGGCCGTATCCGATGATGATCAGGTATGGCTGCATTCCCATGGATTATCGCGTTGTGGTATCACTGAATTGGAGGTATTGAATTCTACCAAAGATACCTATAACAATCATTATAATATCATTGAAACCGCTGCTAATCGGATGCTGGAGGCAGAAGAACCTTTAAAGCACAAGGAGCCTCTCTACCTGGCAAGATTATCAGAGGAGGATTATCTGGTGATAACCCTGATACCCTGGGAAGAAGCTGTGAAAGGATATGCTTTCGATATGTTGGGGGGGAGAAGAGACAGGGAGGAGAGTCATAACAGAAATACCAGTGCTGTCTTTGCTTATCCAACGGAGGAGGATTATAAAAAGAAGAAATACAAGCCCGTTTCTATCTATGATGATATACTCAAAGATAATCCAATCTATATGATCTCCAACAAAGAAACAGATAGAATGAGAGCCTTGGCTTTGGAACGGCTTGATTACGTAAGAAAAGCAATAACCTCAGAAGAAAATAAGATACTTGTAAAAATTGGTCTGACAGTAGATGATGAGTATAAAACCGAGGATAATTTCCATGAGCATATCTGGTTTGAACTTCTTGAAATTACAGAGGACCAGGTCAGGGGAACACTTACCCAGGAACCCTATTATGTAAAGGATATGCATACCGGCAGCGAAGGCACTTATACGATAGAAGATATTACGGACTGGCTGATTTTTACACCTGAACGGAGATTGTCTCCGGATGATGCTTACCTGCTGGAAGATTAG
- a CDS encoding isocitrate/isopropylmalate dehydrogenase family protein, with amino-acid sequence MTEFIQAAKEKFGKLLEEQLARVEVMKNQADFVNYKELETIAIGVCGGDGIGPAITGQAQRVLEFLLSEEVKKGKVTFKTIDGLTIEHRAEKLQAIPDDVLAELKKCNVILKGPTTTPRKGDPWPNVESANVAMRKELDLFANMRPVRIPEQGIDWTFFRENTEGAYAVGSKGFPVTEDLAVDFTVVTSQGTERIIRAAFEYAKANNKTKVTAVTKANIIKTTDGKFLDTFKEIAKEYPEIEADDWYIDIMTAKLVDEKRRKDFQVLVLPNLYGDILTDEAAEFQGGVGTAGSANIGKQYAMFEAIHGSAPRMVDEGRDIYADPCSVIRAGAMLLSHIGYQNEADKLYKALDICTITEKKLVITGRNTGATSAEFADYLMETIEKL; translated from the coding sequence ATGACAGAGTTTATACAGGCGGCAAAAGAAAAATTCGGGAAATTATTAGAAGAGCAGCTGGCGCGGGTTGAGGTAATGAAGAATCAGGCGGATTTTGTAAACTATAAAGAGCTTGAAACCATAGCAATCGGCGTATGCGGAGGAGACGGTATAGGCCCTGCCATAACAGGTCAGGCTCAAAGAGTGCTTGAGTTCCTGTTAAGTGAGGAAGTAAAAAAAGGAAAAGTAACCTTTAAGACGATTGATGGATTAACCATTGAGCATAGGGCAGAAAAATTGCAGGCGATTCCTGATGATGTGCTTGCAGAGCTTAAGAAATGCAACGTTATTCTGAAAGGACCTACAACAACACCAAGAAAAGGTGATCCCTGGCCCAATGTTGAGAGTGCCAATGTAGCTATGAGAAAAGAACTGGATCTTTTCGCTAATATGCGTCCGGTACGTATTCCGGAGCAGGGAATTGACTGGACCTTTTTCCGTGAAAATACAGAAGGTGCATATGCAGTAGGCAGCAAGGGCTTTCCTGTAACAGAGGATTTGGCAGTAGATTTTACAGTGGTTACCAGTCAGGGAACCGAAAGAATTATCAGAGCTGCCTTTGAATATGCCAAAGCAAATAATAAAACCAAAGTAACGGCAGTAACCAAAGCGAATATCATTAAGACAACAGATGGTAAATTCCTTGATACCTTTAAAGAAATAGCGAAGGAATATCCGGAGATTGAAGCAGATGACTGGTACATTGATATCATGACTGCAAAGCTGGTAGATGAAAAGAGAAGAAAAGATTTCCAGGTGCTGGTGTTACCCAATCTTTACGGGGATATTCTTACGGATGAAGCAGCAGAATTTCAAGGCGGTGTGGGAACTGCCGGCAGTGCCAATATCGGTAAGCAGTATGCTATGTTTGAAGCAATCCACGGATCAGCACCCAGAATGGTGGATGAAGGAAGAGATATCTATGCAGATCCCTGCAGCGTAATCCGTGCAGGTGCTATGTTATTATCACATATCGGATATCAGAATGAAGCAGATAAGCTATATAAAGCACTAGATATCTGCACCATTACTGAGAAGAAGCTGGTCATTACGGGAAGAAATACCGGAGCAACCAGCGCGGAATTTGCCGATTACCTAATGGAGACCATTGAAAAGCTTTAG